From Actinoplanes oblitus, a single genomic window includes:
- a CDS encoding ABC transporter ATP-binding protein, whose protein sequence is MIVLERVSRTFTTRAGEVAALRDIDLTIGENQFVAVIGRSGCGKSTLLRLMAGLLAPTGGRVTIGGTPVHRPRRDVVLMHQLPALLPWRTVLGNVMLPVEIRRLPRAEYRERAAELLDAVGLAGFHRRHPHELSGGMQQRVALCRALIQRPRVLLMDEPFSALDALTREELAGQLQAMHMSAPATTVFVTHSISEAVLLADRVVVLSARPGQVRRVLDVAIPRPRSFGHSAHVADVANCVAALHDLLC, encoded by the coding sequence ATGATCGTGCTGGAGCGGGTGTCCCGGACGTTCACCACCCGTGCCGGCGAGGTGGCGGCGCTGCGCGACATCGACCTGACGATCGGCGAGAACCAATTCGTCGCCGTCATCGGGCGCTCCGGCTGCGGCAAGTCGACGCTGTTGCGCCTGATGGCCGGGCTGCTCGCGCCAACCGGTGGCCGCGTGACCATCGGCGGTACGCCGGTCCACCGCCCCCGCCGCGACGTGGTGCTGATGCATCAGCTGCCGGCGCTGCTGCCCTGGCGGACCGTGCTGGGCAACGTCATGCTGCCGGTGGAGATCCGGCGCCTGCCCCGGGCCGAGTACCGGGAGCGGGCGGCGGAACTGCTCGACGCGGTCGGCCTGGCCGGGTTCCACCGGCGGCATCCCCACGAGCTCTCCGGCGGCATGCAGCAGCGGGTCGCGCTCTGCCGGGCGCTGATCCAGCGGCCCCGGGTGCTGCTGATGGACGAGCCGTTCTCCGCCCTGGACGCGCTGACCCGCGAGGAACTGGCCGGGCAGCTGCAGGCGATGCACATGTCAGCGCCGGCCACCACGGTCTTCGTCACGCACTCGATCTCCGAGGCGGTGCTGCTGGCCGATCGTGTCGTGGTGCTCAGCGCCCGGCCGGGACAGGTCCGCCGGGTGCTCGACGTCGCGATTCCCCGGCCCCGCTCGTTCGGTCACAGCGCGCACGTGGCGGACGTGGCGAACTGCGTCGCGGCGCTGCACGACCTCCTCTGCTGA
- a CDS encoding ABC transporter permease, with the protein MRAALPIAGVVGTVVLWWAATAVFGIRQIILPAPPDIVAAFRAQPGYLIRETGATVSETLAGFGIAVALGLLVAVLLTAWRALERAALPVLVALNSIPKVALAPLLVVWLGFGARPKIVLVVLICVFPIVVATMAGLTSTPAELGELSRSLSASRWQTYVKVRLPWALPQVFTGLKVAVTLAVIGAVVAEINNPSGGLGAVIVLSGMSLDTPLAFAAITLLALLSTALFYLVVVLERWLVPWARAISG; encoded by the coding sequence GTGAGAGCCGCCCTGCCGATCGCCGGGGTGGTCGGCACGGTGGTGCTCTGGTGGGCGGCCACCGCGGTGTTCGGCATCCGGCAGATCATCCTGCCCGCGCCACCGGACATCGTGGCGGCCTTCCGTGCCCAGCCCGGCTACCTGATCCGCGAGACCGGTGCCACGGTGTCCGAGACCCTTGCCGGGTTCGGCATCGCGGTGGCGCTCGGCCTGCTGGTCGCGGTGCTGCTCACCGCGTGGCGGGCGCTGGAGCGGGCCGCTCTGCCGGTGCTGGTCGCGCTGAACTCGATACCGAAGGTGGCGCTCGCCCCGCTGCTCGTGGTGTGGCTGGGCTTCGGCGCCCGGCCGAAGATCGTGCTGGTGGTGCTGATCTGCGTCTTCCCGATCGTGGTGGCGACGATGGCCGGGCTCACCTCGACCCCGGCCGAGCTGGGCGAGCTGAGCCGGTCGCTGTCCGCGTCGCGCTGGCAGACGTACGTCAAGGTGCGCCTGCCGTGGGCGCTCCCGCAGGTGTTCACCGGCCTGAAGGTCGCCGTCACCCTGGCCGTGATCGGCGCGGTGGTCGCCGAGATCAACAACCCGAGCGGCGGGCTGGGCGCGGTGATCGTGCTGTCCGGGATGTCACTGGACACGCCGCTCGCGTTCGCCGCCATCACCCTGCTGGCGCTGCTCAGCACCGCTCTGTTCTACCTGGTGGTGGTGCTGGAACGCTGGCTGGTGCCGTGGGCGCGGGCGATCTCCGGATGA
- a CDS encoding class I SAM-dependent methyltransferase — MATRRGTYSFDNDDPIAALRHRLLAEILDPFTVERLAALGDLTGRRCLEVGAGGGSIAAWLAERAGPVLATDLKPRHLRAGAGYDVLRHDLITEPVPAPPWDLIHARLVLSHLPSRVEVLERLAASLVPEGILLVEEWASAIRGVVLAAPDEAAAELVERYYDILVGRLLPGNGNDPAWACRLHAAMLAAGLVDVTTEVRARSWPGGTAGARLIAVNVEQQRAGLLGAGLTERDLDRLCRLAEDPRLVVRGILTYSTVGRHP; from the coding sequence ATGGCGACGCGGCGGGGGACGTACTCGTTCGACAACGACGATCCGATCGCGGCGCTGCGGCACCGGCTGCTCGCCGAGATCCTCGACCCGTTCACCGTCGAGCGGCTCGCGGCCCTCGGCGACCTCACCGGGCGGCGCTGCCTGGAGGTCGGCGCCGGCGGTGGCAGCATCGCGGCCTGGCTGGCCGAGCGGGCCGGGCCGGTGCTGGCCACCGACCTCAAGCCGCGGCACCTGCGGGCCGGGGCGGGCTATGACGTGCTGCGCCACGATCTGATCACCGAACCGGTCCCGGCACCGCCGTGGGACCTGATCCACGCGCGGCTGGTGCTGTCTCACCTGCCCAGCCGGGTGGAGGTGCTGGAACGGCTGGCGGCGTCCCTCGTACCGGAAGGGATCCTGCTCGTCGAGGAATGGGCCTCGGCGATCCGCGGGGTGGTGCTGGCCGCGCCCGACGAGGCCGCCGCCGAGCTGGTCGAACGCTACTACGACATCCTGGTGGGACGGCTGCTGCCGGGCAACGGCAACGATCCGGCGTGGGCCTGCCGGCTGCACGCCGCGATGCTGGCGGCCGGGCTCGTCGACGTGACCACCGAGGTCCGGGCCCGGTCCTGGCCGGGCGGCACCGCGGGGGCGCGGCTCATCGCGGTCAACGTCGAGCAGCAGCGGGCCGGTCTGCTCGGCGCCGGGCTCACCGAGCGCGACCTCGACCGGCTGTGCCGGCTCGCCGAGGACCCCCGGCTGGTGGTGCGGGGAATCCTCACCTACTCCACCGTCGGGCGACACCCGTGA
- a CDS encoding ABC transporter substrate-binding protein, with protein sequence MRRIFATLAATMAMTLSLTACGDDEQPDGGRPAADRVTYLTAFGAVGRDAFAWVAQEKGYFRDAGIDVTIQLGAATGENLKVLAAGKAQFANLDLTGAWILAGKGQYQDVRAIAAIHQQTLVSIISLAGSAVAKPTDLEGHKLGAATGSVNQLLFPGYAKLAGIDASEVQWVNAPPPQLPALLAGGRVDALSTFLIGAKGLEKAAGGKKTVVMPYSTYLPELYGNGLIASVSITQGNPDLARRFRDAALKGLAYTIEHPQEAAEIMKKAQPAADVTAAVGEITLMTPYVKTSGVIDKQRVGTAIATLERNGLVPPGSLTPDAVVDFSLAPAG encoded by the coding sequence ATGAGGCGTATCTTTGCCACGCTCGCCGCCACCATGGCCATGACGTTGTCGCTCACCGCGTGTGGTGACGACGAGCAGCCGGACGGCGGCAGGCCGGCAGCTGACAGGGTCACCTATCTCACCGCCTTCGGCGCGGTGGGCCGTGACGCCTTCGCCTGGGTCGCCCAGGAGAAGGGGTATTTCCGGGACGCCGGGATCGACGTCACCATTCAGCTCGGCGCGGCGACCGGGGAGAACCTGAAGGTACTCGCGGCCGGGAAAGCGCAATTCGCCAATCTCGATCTGACCGGGGCCTGGATCCTGGCCGGAAAAGGCCAGTACCAGGACGTCCGCGCGATAGCCGCGATCCACCAGCAGACGCTGGTCTCGATCATTTCGCTGGCGGGTTCCGCCGTCGCCAAACCCACCGACCTGGAGGGGCACAAGCTGGGCGCCGCGACCGGTTCGGTGAACCAGTTGCTCTTCCCGGGCTACGCGAAACTCGCCGGGATCGACGCGAGCGAGGTGCAGTGGGTCAACGCGCCGCCGCCGCAGTTGCCGGCGCTGCTGGCCGGTGGGCGGGTGGACGCGCTGAGCACCTTCCTGATCGGGGCGAAGGGTCTGGAGAAGGCGGCCGGTGGCAAGAAGACCGTGGTCATGCCGTACAGCACCTACCTGCCGGAGCTGTACGGCAACGGGCTGATCGCGTCGGTGAGCATCACGCAGGGCAATCCGGACCTGGCCCGGCGGTTCCGCGACGCGGCGCTCAAGGGGCTGGCGTACACGATCGAGCACCCGCAGGAAGCCGCCGAGATCATGAAGAAGGCGCAGCCGGCGGCGGACGTGACCGCAGCGGTCGGGGAGATCACCCTGATGACGCCGTACGTGAAGACGTCCGGGGTGATCGACAAGCAGCGGGTCGGCACGGCGATCGCCACGCTGGAGAGGAACGGGCTGGTCCCGCCGGGCAGCCTGACCCCGGACGCGGTGGTCGACTTCTCGCTGGCGCCGGCGGGCTGA
- a CDS encoding NAD(P)H-dependent glycerol-3-phosphate dehydrogenase has protein sequence MRITVLGAGSWGTTVASVLTRRDHESLIWARGSETADEINAKHSNGRYLQGFPLPPRLRATSDLAEAAGHAELLVVGVPTGAFRATLERVKPDLHPWIPVVSLSKGLERDSLLRMTEVIKEVLPGHPAAALTGPNLAKEIMAGMAAATVIATEDLTVATEIQRVFRRGLLRVYTNHDVIGCEVGGALKNVVAIATGIAQGLGVGDNTRAGVISRGLAELTTLAVAMGGEPTTLAGLAGMGDLVATCISPHSRNRHVGEQLGRGRGLDDILAEMGQVAEGVKTVHAAVRLADRHGLPMPITRTIHRVITGDITAERAYAGLLRSHPAGHESEPG, from the coding sequence ATGCGGATCACTGTGCTGGGCGCTGGTTCGTGGGGGACCACTGTCGCCTCCGTTCTCACCCGCCGCGACCACGAGTCGCTGATCTGGGCGCGCGGCTCCGAGACCGCGGACGAGATCAACGCCAAGCACAGCAACGGGCGCTACCTCCAGGGCTTCCCGCTCCCGCCCCGCCTGCGTGCCACCTCGGACCTCGCCGAGGCGGCCGGCCACGCGGAGTTGCTCGTCGTCGGCGTGCCGACCGGGGCGTTCCGCGCCACCCTGGAGCGCGTCAAGCCGGACCTGCACCCGTGGATCCCGGTGGTCAGCCTCAGCAAGGGGCTGGAACGGGACTCGCTGCTGCGGATGACCGAGGTGATCAAGGAGGTGCTGCCGGGGCATCCGGCGGCCGCGCTCACCGGCCCCAACCTGGCCAAGGAGATCATGGCGGGCATGGCGGCGGCCACCGTGATCGCCACCGAGGATCTGACCGTGGCCACCGAGATCCAGCGGGTGTTCCGGCGCGGCCTGCTGCGCGTCTACACCAACCACGACGTGATCGGCTGCGAGGTCGGCGGAGCGCTGAAGAACGTCGTGGCGATCGCCACCGGCATCGCCCAGGGCCTGGGCGTCGGCGACAACACCCGGGCCGGGGTGATCTCCCGCGGACTCGCCGAGCTCACCACGCTGGCTGTCGCGATGGGCGGCGAGCCGACCACCCTCGCCGGGCTGGCCGGGATGGGCGACCTGGTGGCGACGTGCATCAGCCCGCACAGCCGCAACCGGCACGTCGGCGAGCAGCTCGGCCGTGGCCGCGGCCTGGACGACATCCTCGCCGAGATGGGCCAGGTCGCCGAGGGCGTCAAGACGGTTCACGCCGCCGTCCGGCTGGCCGACCGCCACGGCCTGCCCATGCCGATCACCCGCACCATCCACCGCGTGATCACCGGCGACATCACCGCCGAGCGCGCCTATGCCGGCCTGCTGCGCTCCCACCCGGCCGGCCACGAATCCGAACCCGGCTGA
- a CDS encoding PPOX class F420-dependent oxidoreductase, whose product MSVIPDSHVDLLERPLFGHLGTVRPDGQPQVNPMWFSYDGTYLYFTNTTIRRKYQNLLAEPRVSLSVNDPDQPYRYLEVRGVLERADPDPGAEFFAKLADRYGMRFDGPPGDAEHRVVLVVRPTAVSFQ is encoded by the coding sequence ATGAGTGTCATCCCGGACAGCCATGTCGATCTTCTTGAGCGCCCGCTCTTCGGCCACCTCGGTACCGTCCGCCCCGACGGGCAGCCCCAGGTCAACCCGATGTGGTTCAGCTACGACGGCACGTACCTCTACTTCACCAACACCACGATCCGCCGCAAATACCAGAACCTGCTAGCCGAGCCCCGGGTCAGCCTCTCGGTGAACGACCCGGACCAGCCCTACCGCTACCTCGAGGTCCGCGGCGTCCTGGAACGCGCCGACCCGGACCCGGGCGCCGAGTTCTTCGCCAAGCTGGCCGACCGCTACGGCATGCGGTTCGACGGCCCGCCGGGCGACGCCGAGCACCGCGTGGTGCTGGTCGTCCGCCCGACCGCCGTCAGCTTCCAATAG
- a CDS encoding MarR family winged helix-turn-helix transcriptional regulator has product MELGDRLGLVIKRAEQALIARKTAALREFELTVPQYAALLLLASAEGMSAAQLARESMVTPQTMSTVLANLEAKGLIAREPSPMHQKLVVNRVTPAGHAVLLRADAAASRIETRLAAAFSETERDQFRSLLERAIADLTRE; this is encoded by the coding sequence ATGGAACTCGGTGATCGCCTCGGCCTTGTGATCAAGCGGGCGGAGCAGGCGCTGATCGCGCGCAAGACGGCGGCCTTGCGCGAGTTCGAGCTGACCGTCCCGCAATACGCGGCGCTGCTGCTGCTGGCGTCGGCCGAGGGGATGTCGGCGGCGCAGCTGGCGCGGGAGTCGATGGTGACGCCGCAGACCATGTCGACAGTGCTGGCCAACCTGGAGGCGAAAGGCCTGATCGCCCGCGAGCCGTCCCCGATGCACCAGAAACTCGTGGTCAACCGGGTGACTCCGGCCGGTCACGCCGTGCTGCTGAGAGCCGACGCGGCGGCCAGCCGGATCGAGACCCGGCTGGCCGCCGCGTTCAGCGAGACGGAGCGCGATCAGTTCCGGTCACTGCTCGAGCGCGCCATTGCCGACCTCACCCGCGAGTGA
- the ileS gene encoding isoleucine--tRNA ligase produces the protein MYRPVPAQVDLPALDHAILRFWQERDVFGQSLRQSAGRPEWVFYEGPPTANGMPGAHHIEARVFKDVFPRYRTMKGYHVARKAGWDCHGLPVELAVEKELGFTGKQDIEAFGIAAFNARCRESVTRHTDAFTELTRRMGYWVDMDDAYRTMDPDYIESVWWSLKQIFDKGLLVEDFRVAPWCPRDQTTLSDHELDQGYETDVDPSVYVRFPLTSGPLAGGASLLVWTTTPWTLVSNTAVAVHPSVTYVVVTDGRERLVVAEPLIPEGWTPTGEEFQGKELERWTYQPPFQLVDVPDAHLVILATYVTTDSGTGLVHQAPAFGADDLASCRAYGLPMVNPVRRDGTFEPEIELVGGMFFREANGPLVEELRESGLLFRHEPYEHKYPHCWRCHTALIYYAQPSWYVRTTAVRDALLRENERTNWQPANLKHGRYGDWLTNNVDWALSRNRYWGTPLPIWRCEAGHLTCVGSREELSGLAARDLSGLDPHRPFIDEVTFACPECHSPARRVPEVIDAWYDSGSMPFAQFGYPYKNRELFESRFPAQFISEAIDQTRGWFYTLMAVSTLVFDRSSYETVVCLGHILAEDGRKMSKHFGNILEPIPLMDQHGADAVRWFMAAVGSPWSARRVGHAALQEVVRKVLLTYWNTVAFQALYGRTAKWTPTEADPAPAQRSALDRWVLSELQQLITRVDAALAAFDPHETGKLIAAFIDDLSNWYVRRSRRRFWRGDPAALATLHEALRTVTLLMAPLTPFVTEQVWQDLIVPVDPRAPQSVHLAAYPEPDAALVDERLSARMAATRRLVELGRTARAESGLKIRQPLSRALVSGAADLPPELLDEIAAELNVNAVEPLAGSLVDTTAKANFRALGKRFGKAVQQVAAAIQAADAAELKTSLRTTGAATVTVGEEPVILAVDEVVITETPREGWAVASDAGATLALDLHLTPELRRAGLARDAIRQIQEARKSSGLEVADRIRLRFSAAGETGLALTEHGELVADEVLATDFAAGEPEWPDPRAFTDESIGLTFWITRA, from the coding sequence ATGTATCGTCCGGTCCCCGCCCAGGTTGATCTTCCGGCTCTCGACCACGCGATCCTGCGGTTCTGGCAGGAGCGCGACGTCTTCGGGCAGAGCCTGCGGCAGTCCGCGGGCCGCCCGGAGTGGGTGTTCTACGAGGGCCCGCCGACCGCCAACGGGATGCCCGGCGCGCACCACATCGAGGCGCGCGTGTTCAAGGACGTGTTCCCGCGATACCGGACGATGAAGGGTTACCACGTGGCCCGCAAGGCCGGGTGGGACTGCCACGGCCTGCCGGTCGAGCTGGCCGTGGAGAAAGAGCTGGGATTCACCGGCAAGCAGGACATCGAGGCGTTCGGCATCGCCGCGTTCAACGCGCGGTGCCGCGAGTCGGTGACCCGGCACACCGACGCGTTCACCGAGCTCACCCGGCGGATGGGCTACTGGGTCGACATGGACGACGCCTACCGCACGATGGACCCGGACTACATCGAGTCGGTGTGGTGGTCGCTCAAGCAGATCTTCGACAAGGGGCTGCTGGTCGAGGACTTCCGGGTGGCGCCGTGGTGCCCGCGCGACCAGACCACGCTCTCCGATCACGAGCTGGACCAGGGTTATGAGACCGACGTCGACCCGTCGGTCTACGTGCGGTTCCCGCTCACCTCGGGTCCGCTGGCCGGCGGCGCGTCGCTGCTGGTGTGGACGACGACACCGTGGACCCTGGTGTCCAACACCGCCGTCGCGGTGCACCCGTCGGTGACCTACGTCGTGGTCACCGACGGCAGGGAGCGCCTGGTGGTCGCCGAGCCGCTGATCCCCGAGGGCTGGACGCCGACCGGCGAGGAATTCCAGGGCAAGGAGCTGGAGCGGTGGACCTACCAGCCTCCGTTCCAGCTGGTCGACGTGCCGGACGCGCACCTGGTGATCCTGGCGACCTATGTGACGACCGACAGCGGGACCGGACTGGTGCACCAGGCGCCGGCGTTCGGCGCCGACGACCTGGCCAGCTGCCGGGCCTACGGGCTGCCGATGGTCAATCCGGTGCGGCGCGACGGCACGTTCGAGCCGGAGATCGAGCTGGTCGGCGGCATGTTCTTCCGTGAGGCGAACGGGCCGCTCGTCGAGGAGCTGCGGGAGAGCGGGCTGCTGTTCCGCCACGAGCCCTATGAGCACAAGTACCCGCACTGCTGGCGGTGTCACACCGCACTGATCTACTACGCCCAGCCGTCGTGGTACGTCCGCACCACAGCGGTGCGCGACGCCCTGCTCCGGGAGAACGAGCGGACCAACTGGCAGCCGGCGAACCTCAAGCACGGCCGCTACGGCGACTGGCTGACCAACAACGTCGACTGGGCGCTGTCGCGGAACCGCTACTGGGGCACGCCACTGCCGATCTGGCGCTGCGAGGCCGGCCATCTCACCTGCGTCGGGTCCCGGGAGGAGTTGTCCGGCCTGGCGGCTCGGGACCTGTCCGGCCTGGACCCGCACCGGCCGTTCATCGACGAGGTGACCTTCGCGTGCCCGGAGTGCCACTCGCCGGCCCGGCGCGTCCCCGAGGTGATCGACGCCTGGTACGACTCCGGTTCCATGCCGTTCGCCCAGTTCGGCTATCCCTACAAGAACCGTGAGCTGTTCGAGTCGCGCTTCCCGGCCCAGTTCATCTCGGAGGCGATCGACCAGACCCGCGGCTGGTTCTACACCCTGATGGCGGTCAGCACCCTGGTCTTCGACCGCTCGTCCTATGAGACGGTCGTCTGCCTCGGCCACATCCTCGCCGAGGACGGCCGCAAGATGTCCAAGCACTTCGGCAACATCCTCGAACCCATCCCGCTGATGGACCAGCACGGCGCCGACGCGGTCCGGTGGTTCATGGCCGCCGTCGGCTCACCGTGGTCGGCCCGGCGGGTCGGTCACGCGGCGTTGCAAGAGGTGGTTCGTAAGGTCCTGCTGACGTACTGGAACACCGTCGCGTTCCAGGCGCTCTACGGGCGTACCGCGAAGTGGACGCCGACCGAGGCGGACCCGGCGCCCGCCCAGCGATCCGCCCTGGACCGGTGGGTTCTCTCCGAGCTCCAGCAGCTCATCACGAGGGTTGACGCGGCCCTGGCCGCGTTCGACCCGCACGAGACCGGCAAGCTGATCGCCGCCTTCATCGACGATCTTTCCAATTGGTACGTGCGGCGCAGCCGTCGCCGGTTCTGGCGGGGTGACCCGGCCGCCCTCGCCACCCTCCACGAAGCGCTACGCACCGTGACTCTGCTCATGGCGCCGCTCACCCCGTTCGTCACCGAGCAGGTCTGGCAGGACCTCATCGTGCCCGTCGATCCGCGGGCGCCGCAGTCGGTGCACCTGGCCGCCTATCCCGAGCCGGATGCCGCGCTTGTCGACGAGCGGCTCTCCGCGCGGATGGCGGCCACCCGGCGGCTGGTCGAGCTGGGCCGCACCGCCCGCGCCGAGTCCGGTCTCAAGATCCGTCAGCCGCTGTCCCGCGCGCTGGTCTCCGGCGCGGCCGACCTGCCGCCCGAGCTGCTCGACGAGATCGCCGCGGAGCTGAACGTCAACGCGGTCGAGCCACTCGCCGGATCGCTCGTCGACACCACGGCCAAGGCCAACTTCCGCGCTCTGGGCAAGCGGTTCGGCAAGGCGGTCCAGCAGGTCGCGGCCGCCATCCAGGCCGCGGACGCCGCGGAGCTGAAAACCAGTCTGCGGACGACCGGAGCCGCCACGGTGACCGTCGGCGAGGAGCCGGTGATCCTCGCCGTGGACGAGGTGGTGATCACCGAGACGCCGCGGGAGGGCTGGGCGGTGGCCTCCGACGCCGGCGCGACGCTGGCGCTGGACCTGCACCTGACGCCGGAGCTGCGCCGTGCGGGCCTGGCCCGCGACGCGATCCGCCAGATCCAGGAGGCGCGCAAGTCGAGCGGCCTGGAGGTCGCCGACCGGATCCGGCTGCGTTTCAGTGCGGCGGGGGAGACCGGGTTGGCCCTGACCGAGCATGGTGAGTTGGTCGCTGACGAGGTGCTGGCCACCGACTTCGCCGCCGGTGAGCCGGAGTGGCCCGACCCGCGGGCCTTCACCGACGAGTCGATCGGGCTGACCTTCTGGATCACCCGCGCGTGA
- a CDS encoding carbon-nitrogen hydrolase family protein yields MRVSILVGQVPAVWDVETNLATVREVVGEARAGDVVVLPEGMLSGYGEDLGPLGTLDPAAVTDAIGQVAELARRHGVHVFCGTLLPENGGWANAGLYFAAGGGHQVYRKINLAMNERGPLVAGDGLPTFAVGGVAGPEFVAGVQLCREIRFPEQWQHLAAAGAELLVYLTNAANPQEPAGVWRSHLISRAAENQRFLVSANIVSPAQHCPSMVVSPRGEVLAELPAGQRGLLRHTVDLRENSDWYLGQRRADVLSLAYHRG; encoded by the coding sequence ATGCGAGTGTCGATCTTGGTCGGTCAGGTGCCGGCGGTGTGGGACGTGGAGACGAACCTGGCCACGGTGCGGGAGGTGGTCGGCGAGGCCCGGGCCGGGGACGTGGTGGTGCTCCCGGAGGGGATGCTGTCGGGCTACGGCGAGGACCTGGGGCCGCTCGGCACGCTCGATCCGGCCGCGGTGACGGACGCGATCGGGCAGGTGGCGGAACTCGCCCGGCGACACGGCGTGCACGTGTTCTGCGGGACGTTGCTGCCGGAAAACGGCGGCTGGGCGAACGCCGGGCTCTACTTCGCGGCCGGCGGAGGACACCAGGTCTATCGGAAGATCAACCTGGCGATGAACGAGCGGGGGCCGCTGGTGGCGGGTGACGGCCTGCCGACGTTCGCGGTGGGCGGGGTGGCGGGGCCGGAGTTCGTCGCCGGGGTGCAGCTGTGCCGGGAGATCAGGTTTCCGGAGCAGTGGCAGCATCTCGCGGCGGCCGGGGCCGAGCTGCTGGTGTATCTGACCAACGCGGCCAATCCCCAGGAGCCGGCCGGGGTGTGGCGCAGCCATCTGATCAGCCGGGCGGCGGAGAACCAGCGGTTCCTGGTGTCGGCGAACATCGTCAGTCCGGCCCAGCACTGTCCGAGCATGGTGGTCTCGCCACGCGGCGAGGTGCTCGCGGAACTGCCCGCCGGGCAGCGTGGCCTGCTGCGGCACACCGTCGACCTGAGGGAGAACAGCGACTGGTATCTCGGTCAGCGCCGTGCGGACGTGCTGTCCCTGGCCTATCACCGCGGCTGA
- a CDS encoding STAS domain-containing protein, translating into MSAIPETDRSSAQHPQVIHLAGELDWGSTADLGQRLMSIAESSTAGTIVLDLSAVSFLDAHCVRDIVRFWNALTARDQQLWVAGLHGVARKIFDILELTPMLARRTDDDDGVREASDRA; encoded by the coding sequence GTGTCCGCGATCCCTGAGACCGACAGGAGTTCCGCGCAGCACCCCCAGGTGATCCACCTGGCGGGCGAGCTGGACTGGGGCTCGACAGCGGACCTCGGTCAGCGGTTGATGAGCATCGCCGAGTCGAGTACCGCCGGCACCATCGTGCTCGACCTGTCCGCGGTGAGTTTCCTGGACGCCCACTGCGTCCGCGACATCGTCCGATTCTGGAACGCTCTGACCGCTCGCGATCAGCAATTGTGGGTAGCTGGTCTGCATGGTGTCGCCCGCAAGATCTTCGACATCCTGGAGCTGACACCGATGCTGGCACGTCGGACGGACGATGACGATGGCGTGAGGGAGGCCAGTGACCGAGCCTGA